The genomic window TCGACCGGGACGACCACACACGAGCTCTCGCCCTCTGCCTCCAAGGTGGTGAAGGCCTCTTCCAGCAGGTCCGGGTTCATGTTGCCGGTCTCGTCGGCGTCGACGAACACGGGCTCCGCGCCGGTGTAGAGGATGGCGTTGGCCGTGGCGGCGAACGTCATCGAGGAGGTCAGGACCTTGTCGCCGGGCCCGACACCCATGGTCAGCAGCGCCAGGTGCAGCGCCGCGGTGCCCGACGACAAGGCCACGGCGTGGGCGCGCCCGCTGTATTCGGCCAGTTCCGCTTCGAAGGCGTTGACCTCAGGTCCGAGCGGGGCGATCCAACCGGAGCGCATGGCGCGGACCACGGCGGCTTCCTCTACTGAGGTCACGTCCGGGGAGGAGAGGTAGATTTTCGGGTTATCCATAGAGAAGGCATTCCTTTTCGTGATGCGAGCCGGGGGCCGGCCTGAGGTGAATCAACGGGACAGCGGAAAACAACCGCTAGCCCGGCCCATGCGGGGGCCGGGCTAGCGAAGAAGACTTAACGCGCCATCGCCCACTTCGAATCGCGACGGCTCGGATCCGGCACCAGGCAGCTCAAGTCCGTGCCGTACTTCTCGTCGAGGAGGTGAAGGTCGCGGCCGGCGTCGATGAGTTCTACCCGCAGCTCAGGAACCTCAAGCAGCTTGGCTCCGAGCGCCCGCACCGTCATCCGCTCAACGTTGTCGGAATCAAAATCCTCGCCGCGGTTAAGCCCCTCGACGCCGGCGGAGACGAAGTGGTCATAGTCGAGGCGCTTCTCGTCGACCGGCAAACGCAGATGGTCTCCGAAGTCCTCGGCGAAAGTCAGCTCCTCGCGGGTCGCCAGAGTCTCGTGCAGCTTCTCACCGTGACGCACGCCGATGCTCTCGTACGCGGGGGCGTGGCCGAACAGCTCACACATGACGTTGGCCAGGTCGCCGACCGTGGTGGCCGGCGCCTTCTGAATGAACACGTCGCCCTGGGTGGCGTCGCGGAAGGCACGCTCGACCAAGTCGACGGACTCGCGCAGGGTCATCATGAAACGGGTCATGGTGGGGTCCGTCACCGTCAGGGTCTTGCCGGCTTTCAGCTGATTGACGAACAACGGGATCACCGATCCGCGGGAGTACATGACGTTGCCGTAGCGCACGCAGGACACCGTGGTGGAGACGCCGTTGACGCGCCGGGCATGTGCTCGGGCGAGCTTCTCCATCAAGGCCTTGGTCATGCCCATGGCGTTGACCGGATAGACGGCCTTGTCGGTGGACAGACACACCACCGAGGTCACGCCGGCTTCTTCCGCCTCATTGATGATGTTGTGGGAGCCACGGACATTGGTGGCCACGGCCTGTTCGGGGAAGAACTCGCAGCTGGGGACCTGCTTGAGGGCCGCTGCGTGGAAGACGTGGTCGACGCCGCGCATGGCGCCGCGCACGGACGCCTCGTCTCGGACGTCGCCGATGATGTACTGGACCCGGTCGTCCCCGATGCGGTGGCGCATCTGATCCTGTTTGGCTTCGTCGCGGGAGAAGACGCGCACTTGTTTGACGTCGGTGCGCAGGATTCTTTCGACGACGGTGTGGCCGAAACTTCCAGTTCCGCCGCTGACCAGGACGGTCTTGCCGTCGTAGGTGGTGCCGTCGGTCGTGGGGAGGGTATGGATGGTCATAGCAGGCTCGGCTCCTCGCTGTGAGCAGTCCGTGCCAGGGCACGGAGAGTGTTGTTGGCGTCCGGTGCGCAATCCGGCAGCTGGGTCAGCGGCTCGACGCGTACTTCGGAGATCATGGGGTGGCGATCCGCACGGATAGGGTCCTCGCGGTCGTCGAGTAGTTCTTCGGACATTTTCTCGCCGGGGCGCAGACCCGTGTACACGATCTCGAGATCGTCGCGGCCGGCGATCTTCATCAGGCCCTGGGCCAGTTCGACGATGGGCATGGGGCTGCCCATGTCCAGGACCAGCGTTTCGCCGGATTCCCCGACGACCGCTGCTTGGAGCACCAGCTGGGCGGCCTCCGGAATGGTCATGAAGTAGCGACGCACCTCGGGGTGAGTGACGGTGACCGGCCCGCCGGTTTCGATCTGGCGGCGGAAGGTCTCGATGACCGAGCCGCGGGAGCCCAGCACGTTGCCGAAACGGACCGACACCCAGGTGCCGGGGTATTCCGCGCCGTAGGCGGCGGTGATCCGCTCGGCGATGCGCTTGGAGTCGCCTAGCGCGCAGACCGGGTTGGCGGCCTTGTCCGTGGAGACGTTGACCACGACCTCCGTGCGGCAAGCCACTGACGCGTCCAGCACGTTCCGGGTGCCTTCCACGTTGGTCAGCCAGGCTTCCTGCGGGTACATCTCCAGCAGGGGTTGGTGCTTGAGCGCCGCGGCGTGCAGGACGACTTCCGGTCGGCACTCGAGGAAGATCTCCTTGAGGCGAGCGGCATCGCGGATGTCGGCGAGCACGATGTTCTTCGAGTCGAGCATGGCGTGGCCGTAGATGGACAGCTGGGTGTGGTGCAGGCCGCCCTCATCGCGGTCGAGCATGATCAGCTCGCTGGGCCCGTACTTGTGGATCTGGCGGGCCAGTTCGGAGCCGATGGAGCCACCGGCGCCGGTGACCAGCACGCGCCGGCCACGGATCAGGCCGCTGATGGAGTCTTCGTCCAGGACGATCTGGTCACGTCCCATCAGCGAGGTCAGGTCCAGTTCCTGAAGTTCCAGCGAACCGATCCGGTTGATCTCCTCCATCGTCGGCACGACGAGGACCTTGAGTCCGAGTTCTGCGGCGACGGCAGTGATCTTGCTCTTGACGGTCGGGCCGAGGCCATTGATAGCGACGATCAGGGTCGTGGCCCCGGTCTGTGCCGCGACCTCCGAAATCTGATCGAGACCGCCCCGAACCTTGACGCCGTGGAGACGAGCGCCGTGCATGCGCGGGTTGTCGTCGAGGACGGCCTTGATCGCCATGTCGTTGCCCAGCTGCGGATCGCCGAGTTCGGCGATGATGTGGCGGCCCAGCAAACCGGCGCCGATGACGATGACTGGCTCCCGGCTGTGGAGCTGGTAGGTGTTCCAGGCCAGCAGGGCC from Corynebacterium maris DSM 45190 includes these protein-coding regions:
- a CDS encoding polysaccharide biosynthesis protein; translated protein: MTIHTLPTTDGTTYDGKTVLVSGGTGSFGHTVVERILRTDVKQVRVFSRDEAKQDQMRHRIGDDRVQYIIGDVRDEASVRGAMRGVDHVFHAAALKQVPSCEFFPEQAVATNVRGSHNIINEAEEAGVTSVVCLSTDKAVYPVNAMGMTKALMEKLARAHARRVNGVSTTVSCVRYGNVMYSRGSVIPLFVNQLKAGKTLTVTDPTMTRFMMTLRESVDLVERAFRDATQGDVFIQKAPATTVGDLANVMCELFGHAPAYESIGVRHGEKLHETLATREELTFAEDFGDHLRLPVDEKRLDYDHFVSAGVEGLNRGEDFDSDNVERMTVRALGAKLLEVPELRVELIDAGRDLHLLDEKYGTDLSCLVPDPSRRDSKWAMAR
- a CDS encoding nucleoside-diphosphate sugar epimerase/dehydratase, with protein sequence MPWAFADLLLWVPAGLLATWVRLDFTVLVISGLTSWVISTFLIMAVLHLLMGSLLGAYPPKTRFDPLGRQSLGVIALSATVAGIVGVVILSAAPVVELPRSVPLISALLVILGAFLLRTALLAWNTYQLHSREPVIVIGAGLLGRHIIAELGDPQLGNDMAIKAVLDDNPRMHGARLHGVKVRGGLDQISEVAAQTGATTLIVAINGLGPTVKSKITAVAAELGLKVLVVPTMEEINRIGSLELQELDLTSLMGRDQIVLDEDSISGLIRGRRVLVTGAGGSIGSELARQIHKYGPSELIMLDRDEGGLHHTQLSIYGHAMLDSKNIVLADIRDAARLKEIFLECRPEVVLHAAALKHQPLLEMYPQEAWLTNVEGTRNVLDASVACRTEVVVNVSTDKAANPVCALGDSKRIAERITAAYGAEYPGTWVSVRFGNVLGSRGSVIETFRRQIETGGPVTVTHPEVRRYFMTIPEAAQLVLQAAVVGESGETLVLDMGSPMPIVELAQGLMKIAGRDDLEIVYTGLRPGEKMSEELLDDREDPIRADRHPMISEVRVEPLTQLPDCAPDANNTLRALARTAHSEEPSLL